In Rhodanobacter humi, the following are encoded in one genomic region:
- the dapE gene encoding succinyl-diaminopimelate desuccinylase — protein sequence MSDVLDLACELIRRRSVTPDDAGCQALLAERLQRAGFRIEHQRHGEVDNLWAVHGGHASSEPDPTLAFLGHTDVVPSGPEDRWQSPPFEPVVRDGRLFGRGAADMKGSVAAMAVALERFVAAHPDHPGRVALLLTSDEEGPTNLDGVRKVAADFRARGERINWCVVGEPSAKARLGDLIRVGRRGSLSGTLTVRGVQGHVAYPEKALNPIHAFAPALAELAAERWDEGNADFPPTSFQVSNLNAGTGANNVIPGELVALINFRYCTASRAEDLRARTEAILHKHGLDFALEWNLSGEPFLTPPSGKLRETVVAVCRELCGIDPEQSTGGGTSDGRFIAPLGVEVVELGPVNATIHKVDECVDVAELERLPDLYQAICERMLAG from the coding sequence ATGTCCGACGTGCTCGACCTTGCCTGCGAACTGATCCGCCGCCGCTCGGTGACGCCCGACGACGCTGGTTGCCAGGCGCTCTTGGCGGAACGGTTGCAGCGCGCCGGGTTCCGCATCGAGCACCAGCGCCACGGCGAGGTGGACAATCTGTGGGCGGTGCATGGAGGCCATGCTTCATCGGAGCCGGACCCCACGCTGGCCTTCCTCGGCCATACCGACGTGGTGCCCAGCGGTCCCGAGGATCGCTGGCAGAGCCCGCCGTTCGAGCCGGTGGTTCGCGACGGGAGATTGTTTGGCCGCGGCGCCGCCGACATGAAGGGTTCGGTGGCGGCGATGGCGGTGGCGCTGGAACGTTTCGTGGCGGCGCACCCCGATCATCCCGGCCGCGTGGCGCTGCTGCTCACCAGCGACGAGGAAGGCCCGACCAACCTCGACGGCGTGCGCAAGGTGGCCGCGGATTTCCGCGCCCGCGGCGAGCGCATCAACTGGTGCGTGGTGGGCGAACCCTCGGCGAAGGCGAGGCTGGGCGACCTGATCCGTGTGGGCCGGCGCGGCTCGCTCTCGGGCACGCTCACGGTGCGCGGCGTGCAAGGCCACGTGGCCTATCCCGAGAAGGCGTTGAATCCGATCCACGCCTTCGCACCCGCGCTGGCGGAACTCGCCGCAGAGCGCTGGGACGAAGGCAACGCGGATTTCCCGCCCACCTCGTTCCAGGTCTCCAACCTCAACGCGGGCACCGGCGCGAACAACGTGATTCCCGGCGAGCTCGTCGCCCTCATCAACTTCCGCTACTGCACCGCGAGCCGCGCGGAGGATCTGCGCGCGCGTACCGAGGCGATCCTGCACAAGCACGGGCTGGATTTCGCGCTGGAGTGGAACCTCTCCGGCGAGCCCTTCCTCACCCCGCCCAGCGGCAAGCTGCGCGAGACGGTGGTGGCCGTGTGCCGCGAGCTGTGCGGCATCGATCCCGAGCAGAGCACCGGCGGCGGCACGTCGGACGGCCGTTTCATCGCGCCGCTGGGCGTCGAGGTGGTGGAACTGGGGCCGGTCAACGCCACCATCCACAAGGTGGACGAATGCGTGGACGTGGCCGAGCTGGAGCGCTTGCCGGATTTGTACCAGGCGATCTGCGAGCGGATGCTGGCGGGCTGA
- a CDS encoding VIT1/CCC1 transporter family protein, with product MTTSNVRRYRINLRIERDNAALYARLAELTADARLARAYRRIAEGEQANAAFWESHLREAGAVVPPPRTGLRVRVLGWFAQAFGTEFVMPTVVRLEHADHGATPVDRSGHRDHFVPPQLRAARGHSHRAQSGNTLRAAVLGANDGLVSNASLVMGMAGAAASDRAVLLAGLAGLVAGACSMALGEWLSVNSSREFYQAQITERAERLAVAPEDGVRHIAGIYRDKGLGRAEAEHLAEHLAETPRTALDTVVREDLGIDPAELGGSAWSAALSSFCLFAFGAAFAVVPYQFLHGHAAMLGSMAATVVGLALIGTGTSLFTGRSVLFSIARQFVITLAAAAITYGVGHLLGTVVAG from the coding sequence ATGACGACCAGCAACGTCCGCCGTTACCGCATCAACCTGCGCATCGAGCGCGACAACGCCGCGCTGTACGCGCGGCTCGCCGAGCTGACTGCCGATGCGCGGCTGGCGCGCGCCTACCGGCGCATCGCCGAGGGCGAGCAGGCGAACGCGGCGTTCTGGGAGTCGCATCTGCGCGAGGCGGGCGCCGTGGTGCCGCCGCCGCGGACGGGACTGCGCGTGCGCGTGCTGGGCTGGTTCGCGCAAGCCTTCGGCACCGAGTTCGTGATGCCCACCGTGGTGCGGCTGGAACATGCCGACCACGGCGCCACGCCGGTGGACCGCAGCGGCCACCGCGACCACTTCGTGCCGCCGCAGCTGCGCGCCGCACGCGGCCACAGCCACCGTGCGCAGAGCGGCAACACGCTGCGCGCCGCCGTGCTGGGCGCGAACGACGGCCTGGTCTCCAACGCCTCGTTGGTGATGGGCATGGCGGGTGCCGCCGCCAGCGATCGCGCCGTGCTGCTCGCCGGCCTCGCCGGCCTGGTCGCCGGTGCCTGCTCGATGGCGCTGGGCGAGTGGCTCAGCGTGAACAGCTCGCGCGAGTTCTACCAGGCGCAGATCACCGAGCGCGCCGAGCGCCTCGCGGTGGCGCCGGAGGACGGCGTGCGCCACATCGCCGGCATCTACCGCGACAAGGGCCTGGGTCGCGCCGAGGCCGAACACCTGGCCGAGCATCTGGCCGAGACGCCGCGCACCGCGCTGGACACCGTGGTGCGCGAGGACCTGGGCATCGATCCCGCCGAACTGGGCGGTTCGGCATGGAGCGCGGCGTTGTCCTCGTTCTGCCTGTTCGCGTTCGGCGCGGCGTTCGCGGTGGTGCCCTACCAGTTCCTGCACGGCCACGCCGCGATGCTGGGCAGCATGGCCGCTACCGTCGTGGGGCTGGCGCTGATCGGTACCGGCACCTCGCTGTTCACCGGCCGCAGCGTGCTGTTCTCGATCGCACGGCAGTTCGTGATCACCCTGGCCGCGGCAGCGATCACCTACGGCGTGGGGCACCTGCTGGGCACGGTGGTCGCCGGCTGA
- a CDS encoding peroxiredoxin-like family protein, whose protein sequence is MRLTAPTSAPQLELPDTQGQTITLGDGGRPTLLCFFRDAACPFCNLRVYELTERHPSLHARGLAITAVFVATTDDVRRFVACRPRPFPVIADPDGAAHAAYGIERSFWRKLKAIVTRMPALIRGLRIVGLAGLNTSNLMPADFLIDARGRIVEAYYGKDAGDRIPFERVERFLAGQPRARRDRSVPDADAAAQGRR, encoded by the coding sequence ATGCGACTGACCGCACCGACCTCCGCTCCGCAGCTCGAACTGCCCGACACCCAGGGGCAGACCATCACGCTCGGCGACGGCGGGCGACCCACCCTGCTCTGTTTTTTCCGCGACGCCGCCTGCCCGTTCTGCAACCTGCGCGTGTACGAGCTCACCGAGCGCCATCCGTCGTTGCACGCGCGCGGGCTCGCCATTACCGCGGTGTTCGTGGCCACCACGGACGACGTGCGCCGCTTCGTGGCATGCAGACCACGTCCGTTCCCGGTGATCGCCGATCCCGACGGCGCGGCGCACGCCGCCTACGGCATCGAGCGCTCGTTCTGGCGCAAGTTGAAGGCCATCGTCACCCGCATGCCCGCCTTGATCCGTGGCTTGCGCATCGTGGGCCTGGCGGGCTTGAACACCAGCAACCTGATGCCGGCGGATTTCCTGATCGACGCCAGGGGCCGCATCGTGGAGGCCTATTACGGCAAGGATGCCGGCGACCGCATTCCATTCGAGCGGGTGGAGCGCTTCCTCGCCGGTCAGCCGCGCGCGCGCCGGGACAGATCGGTACCAGACGCTGATGCGGCGGCTCAGGGCAGGCGATAG
- a CDS encoding DUF2231 domain-containing protein: protein MRHPLHPALVHFPVACWSLAVAVDFASLHFGAAAWSWSAGLLAVGCGMALLAMLAGLVELARVPEGPAMRDAYWHMGVMLLALALFATRLLLRLDHLQPLVPDTLSLLLDAGGFLALAVGGWLGGRLVYGHGVGRD, encoded by the coding sequence ATGCGTCATCCCCTGCATCCGGCGTTGGTGCATTTCCCGGTGGCCTGCTGGTCGCTCGCGGTGGCGGTCGATTTCGCCAGCCTGCATTTCGGCGCGGCGGCCTGGTCGTGGTCGGCCGGCCTGCTGGCCGTGGGTTGCGGCATGGCGCTGCTGGCGATGCTGGCCGGGCTGGTGGAACTTGCCCGCGTGCCGGAGGGGCCGGCGATGCGCGACGCCTATTGGCACATGGGCGTGATGCTGCTGGCGCTGGCGCTGTTCGCCACCCGCCTGCTGCTGCGGCTGGATCACCTGCAGCCGCTGGTGCCGGACACGCTCTCGCTGCTGCTCGATGCGGGCGGCTTCCTCGCCCTCGCGGTGGGTGGTTGGCTGGGCGGCCGGTTGGTCTATGGTCACGGCGTGGGCCGCGACTGA
- a CDS encoding patatin-like phospholipase family protein, translating to MARPKTAWVFSGGGSLGAVQVGMLQALAEAGVQADFLIGASVGALNAAFYAQAPTVEGVARLAGLWRRLRRKDVFPLTLLAGLKALLLRRDHLVEPDALRVIIAAALDVRRIEETRVPLHVVATDAMTGAEVLLSSGAIDVALLASTAIPVVFPPVVVAGRRLIDGGVGSNTPIIGALALGAQRILVLPTGTSCALQEPPRDMAARALQVMSLLSMRQLDRDVQHCTALAEIVIVPPLCPLAVSAFDFSQTVALIERAAAQTRDWLASGGLRRSGPLHVPLAHQDRLHAVH from the coding sequence ATGGCGAGGCCCAAGACGGCCTGGGTATTCAGCGGTGGCGGCAGCCTGGGCGCGGTGCAGGTGGGCATGCTGCAGGCGCTGGCCGAGGCGGGCGTGCAGGCAGACTTCCTGATCGGTGCCTCGGTGGGCGCGCTCAACGCCGCGTTTTACGCACAGGCGCCCACGGTCGAGGGTGTGGCGCGGCTGGCCGGGTTGTGGCGCCGCCTGCGTCGCAAGGACGTGTTCCCGTTGACCTTGCTGGCGGGGCTGAAGGCCTTGCTGTTGCGACGCGACCATCTGGTCGAGCCCGATGCGCTGCGGGTCATCATTGCGGCAGCGCTCGATGTGCGGCGCATCGAAGAGACGCGTGTGCCGCTGCACGTGGTGGCCACCGATGCGATGACTGGCGCCGAAGTGCTGCTTTCCTCCGGCGCCATCGACGTGGCACTGCTGGCCAGCACGGCAATTCCGGTGGTGTTCCCACCGGTGGTCGTGGCCGGGCGGCGCCTGATCGACGGCGGCGTGGGCAGCAACACGCCGATTATCGGCGCCTTGGCGCTGGGCGCGCAGCGCATCCTGGTGCTGCCCACCGGCACCAGTTGCGCCTTGCAGGAACCGCCGCGTGACATGGCGGCGCGGGCCCTGCAGGTGATGAGCCTGCTGTCGATGCGCCAGCTCGATCGCGACGTCCAGCACTGCACCGCGCTGGCCGAGATCGTCATCGTGCCGCCGCTGTGCCCGCTGGCGGTGTCGGCCTTCGATTTTTCGCAGACCGTGGCGCTGATCGAGCGCGCCGCCGCGCAGACCCGCGACTGGCTTGCGAGTGGCGGGTTGCGCCGCAGCGGCCCGCTGCACGTGCCGCTGGCCCACCAGGATCGGCTTCATGCCGTGCACTGA
- a CDS encoding Spx/MgsR family RNA polymerase-binding regulatory protein — protein sequence MIQPTLYGLPTCDTCRKARNWLDRFAVPYTFVDYRANPVPAATLKAWAAQLGGWEALVNKSSTTWRNLLPQRKNPGSDPEWTLLLKEYPALIRRPVVLKEDGSVSTGFSDNGFKKLFPR from the coding sequence ATGATCCAGCCAACCCTCTACGGCCTGCCCACCTGCGACACCTGCCGCAAGGCGCGCAACTGGCTGGACCGCTTCGCGGTGCCTTACACGTTCGTCGATTACCGCGCGAACCCGGTGCCGGCGGCCACGCTGAAGGCCTGGGCGGCGCAGCTCGGCGGCTGGGAGGCGCTGGTCAACAAGTCCTCGACCACCTGGCGCAACCTGCTGCCGCAGCGCAAGAACCCCGGCAGCGATCCGGAGTGGACCCTGCTGCTGAAGGAATATCCCGCGCTGATCCGCCGCCCGGTGGTGCTCAAGGAGGACGGCAGCGTCAGCACGGGCTTCAGCGACAACGGTTTCAAGAAACTGTTTCCGCGCTGA
- a CDS encoding RNA polymerase sigma factor, translating to MQYSHTTMAPIGKDTPDAELVQRAATGDSSAFEAIMRRHNRLLFRTARSILGVDEEAEDALQDAYLQIWRALGSFRAEARLSTWLVRIVVNQALARRRRKAAPVVPLDAALYASDAATRSAFADDPARLPEKFAMRAELRRLMETRIDLLPEAFRTVFMLRAVEELSVEEVAQALDIPEATVRSRFFRARSLLREGLASEVDLAVADAFAFDGARCDRIVATVLAHGRSAGLTGSG from the coding sequence ATGCAATACAGTCACACGACGATGGCACCGATTGGCAAAGACACGCCGGATGCCGAATTGGTGCAGCGGGCGGCGACGGGCGACAGCAGTGCGTTCGAGGCCATCATGCGGCGCCACAACCGGCTGCTGTTCCGCACCGCGCGCAGCATCCTGGGCGTGGACGAGGAGGCCGAGGATGCACTGCAGGATGCCTACCTGCAGATTTGGCGCGCGTTGGGCAGTTTCCGTGCGGAAGCAAGGCTCTCCACCTGGTTGGTGCGCATCGTGGTCAACCAGGCGCTGGCGCGCCGGCGGCGCAAGGCCGCGCCCGTGGTGCCGCTGGACGCCGCGCTGTATGCGAGCGACGCGGCCACCCGGTCGGCATTTGCCGACGATCCCGCCCGGCTACCGGAGAAATTCGCCATGCGCGCCGAATTGCGCCGACTGATGGAAACCCGCATCGACCTGTTGCCCGAGGCGTTCCGCACCGTATTCATGCTGCGTGCGGTGGAGGAATTGAGCGTGGAGGAGGTGGCGCAGGCACTGGACATACCCGAGGCCACGGTGCGCAGCCGCTTTTTCCGTGCACGCAGCCTGTTGCGCGAAGGCCTTGCCAGTGAGGTCGACCTCGCGGTGGCCGATGCCTTTGCGTTTGACGGTGCGCGTTGCGACCGCATCGTGGCGACGGTGCTGGCGCATGGGCGCAGCGCCGGGCTCACGGGCAGCGGCTGA
- a CDS encoding MBL fold metallo-hydrolase produces MRIEFHGAAGGEVTGSCHLIEVAGRRILFDCGMVQGSRDAEARNAEPFAFDPASIDALVLSHAHIDHIGRVPLLVKRGFRGPIWAQAATCDLFPIMLLDAASLAERSAEFDNRDRAPGEPEAVPPYTAADVVVAQKQLHPLAYETDTTILPGVTVRLHEAGHILGSAMIELRADGRSLLFTGDVGMRGTPILRDPAPPPRADLILMESTYGDRNHKDRAATVAELGQILAAARADGGNVVIPAFAVGRSQELLYWFAEHFGDWNLAPWTIFLDSPMAAKVMAVYDSHEELFDTDAVKVWAGRIKPFKLPNLRVSESVDESKAINRIHGGAIVIAGSGMANGGRVRHHLANNLAFARNHVVFVGYQATGTLGRLLVNGVPRVRLFGEEIPVRAQIHTVGGLSAHADQQGLLDWYGASPNHPPVALAHGENPAREALAVELKRRYGVTVTLSQPGMRLDV; encoded by the coding sequence ATGCGAATCGAATTCCACGGTGCGGCAGGCGGCGAAGTCACCGGTTCCTGCCATCTGATCGAGGTCGCCGGCCGGCGCATCCTCTTCGACTGCGGCATGGTGCAGGGCAGCCGCGACGCGGAGGCGCGCAACGCCGAGCCGTTCGCGTTCGATCCCGCCTCCATCGACGCACTGGTGCTCAGCCACGCGCACATCGACCACATTGGCCGCGTGCCGCTGCTGGTCAAGCGCGGTTTCAGGGGGCCGATCTGGGCGCAGGCCGCCACCTGCGACCTGTTTCCCATCATGCTGCTCGACGCCGCCTCGCTGGCCGAGCGCAGTGCGGAATTCGACAACCGCGATCGGGCGCCGGGCGAACCGGAAGCCGTGCCGCCCTACACGGCGGCAGACGTCGTCGTCGCGCAGAAGCAGCTGCATCCGCTCGCCTACGAAACCGACACGACCATCCTGCCGGGCGTGACGGTGCGCCTGCACGAGGCGGGGCACATCCTCGGTTCGGCGATGATCGAATTGCGTGCCGACGGCCGAAGTCTGCTGTTCACCGGCGACGTCGGCATGCGCGGCACGCCGATCCTGCGCGATCCCGCGCCGCCGCCGCGCGCCGACCTGATCCTGATGGAATCGACCTACGGCGACCGCAACCACAAGGATCGCGCCGCCACGGTGGCCGAGCTGGGGCAGATCCTCGCCGCGGCGCGCGCCGACGGCGGCAACGTGGTGATCCCCGCGTTCGCGGTGGGGCGCAGCCAGGAACTGCTGTACTGGTTCGCGGAGCACTTCGGGGACTGGAACCTCGCGCCGTGGACGATCTTCCTCGACAGCCCGATGGCGGCGAAGGTGATGGCGGTCTACGACAGTCACGAGGAGCTGTTCGACACCGATGCCGTGAAGGTCTGGGCCGGGCGCATCAAGCCGTTCAAGCTGCCGAACCTGCGCGTCAGCGAGAGCGTGGACGAGAGCAAGGCGATCAACCGCATCCACGGTGGCGCGATCGTCATCGCCGGCTCCGGCATGGCCAACGGCGGGCGCGTGCGCCACCACCTGGCGAACAACCTCGCGTTCGCGCGCAACCACGTGGTCTTCGTGGGCTACCAGGCCACCGGCACGCTGGGCCGGCTGCTGGTGAACGGCGTGCCGCGCGTGCGCCTGTTCGGCGAGGAGATTCCGGTGCGCGCGCAGATCCACACCGTGGGCGGCCTGTCCGCGCATGCCGACCAGCAGGGCCTGCTGGACTGGTACGGCGCCAGCCCCAACCATCCGCCGGTGGCGCTGGCGCATGGCGAGAACCCGGCGCGCGAGGCGCTGGCGGTGGAACTGAAGCGACGCTACGGCGTCACGGTGACGCTGTCGCAACCGGGCATGCGGCTCGACGTTTGA
- a CDS encoding TIR domain-containing protein translates to MTPASAMPDFRYRAFISYSHQDKSWADWLHKALETYAIPRRLVGKTTAAGVIPKRLAPIFRDREELASATDLGRKVSEALAQSANLIVICSPRSATSHWVNEEVLAFKRLGRDERIFCLIVEGEPNAGDAAGPDARECFAPALRHTLGADGQSGAQRREPVAADARTGRDGKGNAKLKLIAGLLDLDYDRLKQRELKRRHRRMAAITTLALVVMALTTMLAVAALFARHAAVVARNDAERRQKQAENLVGFMLGDLNDKLAQVKRLDILEAVDDKAMAYFASLPTGDVTDQALGQRAKALEKIGNVRQEQGHLPAALQSYQAAAKLAGALAHAAPRDAARQVAYSRTLAYVGMTYWYQGRLDDAQHAFEAAQRALQGARAQAGQDPALLSQLSSIDNNIGHVLEARSELDQAATQYRQMLALAQQLVALQPDRAEWAVQLGSAHNNLGKLALLHGDLATAVAQYGADDAIESRLAAGDPRNNSQHENMLIVRAILGRTLAMTGNDAAGMRDLQQAVDLATELARVDPRNGGIQEDLARYATQLARLRRLNGDPAAATTLNTRALSILARLARQDSTDAELQRELAEAQAEQAAQSLAGGQLAAARAQARTALDGLAPLLARQPHNRTTLLATLDAQLLLARLTADPGAAMQLRREVADRARDQPGGRGDPRLQSLRVQALLALGNRAEAQALTRQLWNSGYRDAQLLAALPHAGAAYPPNAAFRKQLAAASAGTAAASR, encoded by the coding sequence ATGACACCAGCCTCCGCGATGCCGGATTTCCGGTACCGCGCCTTCATCAGCTACAGCCACCAGGACAAGTCCTGGGCGGACTGGCTGCACAAGGCGCTGGAAACCTACGCGATCCCGCGGCGGCTGGTTGGCAAGACCACGGCGGCCGGCGTGATTCCGAAACGCCTCGCGCCGATCTTCCGCGATCGCGAGGAACTGGCCAGCGCCACCGACCTCGGCCGCAAGGTCAGCGAGGCGCTGGCGCAATCGGCGAACCTGATCGTGATCTGCTCGCCGCGCTCGGCCACCTCGCACTGGGTCAACGAAGAGGTGCTGGCGTTCAAGCGGCTGGGCCGCGACGAGCGCATCTTCTGCCTGATCGTGGAAGGCGAGCCGAACGCCGGCGACGCAGCCGGACCGGATGCCCGGGAGTGTTTCGCGCCGGCGCTGCGCCACACGCTGGGCGCCGACGGCCAATCGGGCGCGCAGCGCCGCGAACCGGTCGCCGCCGACGCTCGCACCGGCAGGGACGGCAAGGGCAACGCGAAACTGAAGCTGATCGCCGGGCTGCTCGACCTCGACTACGACCGGCTCAAGCAGCGCGAGTTGAAGCGGCGGCACCGGCGCATGGCGGCGATCACCACACTGGCGCTGGTGGTGATGGCGCTGACCACCATGCTCGCGGTCGCCGCGCTGTTCGCCCGCCATGCCGCCGTGGTCGCCCGCAACGACGCCGAGCGCCGGCAGAAGCAGGCGGAAAACCTGGTCGGCTTCATGCTCGGCGACCTCAACGACAAGCTGGCGCAGGTGAAGCGCCTCGACATCCTCGAAGCCGTCGACGACAAGGCGATGGCGTACTTCGCTTCCCTGCCGACCGGCGACGTGACCGACCAGGCGCTGGGCCAGCGCGCCAAGGCGCTGGAAAAGATCGGCAACGTGCGCCAGGAACAGGGCCACCTGCCGGCCGCGCTGCAGTCGTACCAGGCCGCCGCGAAGCTGGCCGGGGCGCTGGCCCATGCCGCGCCCCGGGACGCCGCCCGGCAGGTCGCCTACTCCCGCACGCTGGCCTACGTCGGCATGACCTACTGGTACCAGGGCCGGCTCGACGATGCGCAGCATGCCTTCGAGGCCGCCCAGCGCGCCCTGCAGGGCGCCCGCGCGCAGGCTGGCCAGGACCCGGCCCTGCTCTCCCAGCTCAGCAGCATCGACAACAACATCGGCCACGTGCTGGAGGCGCGCAGCGAACTGGATCAGGCCGCGACCCAGTACCGGCAGATGCTCGCGCTGGCGCAGCAACTGGTGGCGCTGCAACCCGACCGCGCCGAGTGGGCCGTGCAGCTCGGCAGCGCGCACAACAACCTCGGCAAGCTCGCGCTGCTGCATGGCGACCTCGCCACGGCCGTCGCCCAGTACGGCGCCGACGACGCGATCGAGTCGCGGCTGGCGGCGGGCGATCCACGCAACAACAGCCAGCACGAGAACATGCTGATCGTGCGCGCGATCCTCGGACGCACGCTGGCCATGACCGGCAACGATGCAGCCGGCATGCGCGACCTGCAGCAGGCGGTCGACCTGGCGACCGAACTGGCACGCGTCGATCCCCGCAACGGCGGCATCCAGGAAGACCTGGCGCGCTACGCCACGCAGCTGGCGCGGCTGCGACGCCTCAACGGCGATCCTGCCGCCGCCACGACGCTGAACACACGCGCGTTGTCGATCCTGGCCAGGCTGGCCCGGCAGGATTCCACCGATGCCGAGCTGCAACGCGAGCTCGCCGAAGCGCAGGCGGAGCAGGCGGCGCAATCCCTGGCCGGCGGACAGCTCGCCGCGGCCCGTGCACAGGCCAGGACAGCACTCGATGGGCTCGCCCCCCTGCTCGCCCGGCAGCCGCACAATCGCACGACCCTGCTGGCCACGCTGGACGCCCAGTTGCTGCTGGCCAGGCTCACGGCCGATCCGGGTGCGGCCATGCAGCTGCGCCGCGAGGTGGCGGACCGGGCGCGGGACCAGCCCGGCGGGCGCGGCGATCCGCGCCTGCAGTCCCTGCGGGTGCAGGCGCTGCTCGCGCTGGGCAACCGCGCCGAAGCGCAGGCCCTGACCCGGCAACTGTGGAACAGCGGCTATCGCGATGCGCAGTTGCTGGCCGCCCTGCCGCACGCAGGCGCGGCCTATCCGCCCAATGCCGCCTTCCGGAAACAGCTGGCGGCAGCCAGCGCAGGCACCGCTGCAGCATCGCGCTGA
- the folE gene encoding GTP cyclohydrolase I: MPAPSAVAVLQPDAGTACLPVSGRIRARLIEAGWRYHANDNIAGFIRGGELAELREEVAGRLQEVLHALVIDVVGDHNTRGTAQRVARMFVDEVFGGRYRSAPATTAFPNVERLAEPMLVGPIRVRSACSHHLCPIMGRLWIGVQPNPDSALIGLSKYARLAEWVMRRPQIQEEAVVMLADELERCVQPAGLAVAMKAEHFCMHWRGVEQDGASMRNVVVRGSYVHDAELRRVFLDTVSRDGG, translated from the coding sequence ATGCCCGCCCCGTCTGCCGTGGCTGTACTGCAACCCGATGCCGGTACCGCATGCTTGCCGGTGTCCGGACGCATCCGTGCCCGTCTGATTGAAGCGGGTTGGCGCTATCACGCCAACGACAACATTGCGGGCTTCATCCGGGGTGGCGAGCTGGCCGAGCTGCGCGAGGAAGTGGCGGGCCGGCTGCAGGAGGTGCTGCATGCGCTGGTGATCGATGTGGTCGGCGATCACAACACCCGTGGTACGGCGCAGCGCGTGGCAAGGATGTTCGTCGACGAGGTGTTCGGTGGCCGATACCGGAGTGCGCCTGCGACCACGGCTTTTCCCAACGTGGAGCGTTTGGCGGAGCCGATGCTGGTAGGGCCGATCCGCGTGCGCAGTGCCTGCTCGCACCATCTGTGTCCGATCATGGGCAGGCTGTGGATCGGCGTCCAGCCGAACCCGGACTCGGCGCTGATCGGGCTGTCCAAGTATGCCCGTCTCGCCGAATGGGTGATGCGCCGCCCGCAGATCCAGGAGGAGGCGGTGGTGATGCTGGCCGATGAGCTGGAACGCTGCGTGCAGCCCGCGGGTCTTGCGGTGGCGATGAAGGCCGAGCATTTCTGCATGCACTGGCGCGGAGTGGAACAGGATGGTGCGTCGATGCGCAACGTGGTGGTGCGCGGCAGCTATGTGCACGATGCCGAGTTGCGGCGCGTGTTCCTCGATACGGTAAGCCGCGACGGCGGTTGA
- a CDS encoding DUF3224 domain-containing protein: MQATGTFTVKLEPQSSTHADSGLGRMGIDKQFSGDLVAHSLGEMLAYRSTVDGSAGYVAMERVTGTLHGRHGAFVLQHSGTMDRGASTLVVSVVPDSGSEELAGLTGSLAIHIDVQGGHSYTFDYRLP; the protein is encoded by the coding sequence ATGCAAGCCACCGGCACCTTCACGGTAAAACTTGAACCGCAATCGTCCACCCACGCCGACAGCGGGTTGGGCCGCATGGGCATCGACAAGCAATTCAGCGGCGACCTCGTGGCGCACAGCCTCGGCGAGATGCTGGCGTACCGCAGCACGGTGGACGGTTCGGCCGGCTACGTGGCGATGGAGCGGGTCACCGGCACGTTGCACGGCCGCCATGGCGCCTTCGTGCTGCAGCACTCCGGCACGATGGATCGCGGCGCATCCACGCTGGTGGTGAGCGTGGTGCCGGATTCGGGCAGCGAGGAACTCGCCGGGCTGACCGGTTCGCTGGCGATCCACATCGACGTCCAGGGCGGCCATTCGTACACGTTCGACTATCGCCTGCCCTGA